Below is a window of Pseudomonas monteilii DNA.
CCAGGACGCAGGCTTCGATTCCGTGGTACTTGCCCGGCACCAGTCGCGACAGCGGTGCGGCGATGCGTTCGGCCAGGCGTGGCTCCAGGCGCTCGCCAATGAGCAGCGAAGGACGAGCCAAGGTCAGCTGCGGCCAGTCCTGCGCGCGCAGTGCCTGCTCCATCTCGCCCTTGACGCGGTTGTAGAAGATCGACGATTCCGGGTCGGCGCCGATGGCGCTGATCACCAGCAAATGCCGTGCGCCCAACGCACGGGCACGGGCGGCGAACGCCACGACCAGGTCCAGGTCGATCGCACGAAAGGCCGCTTCGGAACCGGCCTGCTTGAGCGTGGTGCCCAGGCAGCAGAAGGCGATGTCCACCGGGCCTTCGAGCTGCTCCAGGACCTGGGCAGGCTCGCCGACCGGGTTCTCGAGATGCGCATGGGCGACCAACGGACGCCGGGTCGGGGCCAGCACCCGACTGACAGTCGGCTCGTTCAGCAGGCGGTCGAGCAGGTGCTCGCCGGTCAGCCCGGTGGCGCCGGCGAGCAGGACGTGCTGAGGGGTCAGGTACATGGCGGTTTCTCCCGGAAAGGCGACGCGGTCTAACGGCGGACCGTGCTGCTCGCGTGTGACGAGGCCGGTTTCGAGGCGACGTTGCGCAGGGCATCTTCGGCTTGCTGGTGACGCAATCGCCGCCAGTGCGCGAGCACCGGCTCCGGTGCCCAGATCTGCGGTTCGGACGCTTCGAACCCTTCCTTCTGTTCCCGTTCGGCAACGCTCTGGCGCGCCAGTTCAAACGCCTGTTCGAGGTCGTCGGTCTGGTTCAGTGCCTGGGCGAACAAGGCGTCGCCGAAATAGGTGAAATCCGCTTCCTCGGAGCAGCCGAACGACACCCGATCTGCCCGCGCCGCGGTCATGATCAGCGTGTGCTCGTCCTTCAGCGGCGCCAGGTAGCCGCCCGAGTAGCAGGCGGATATGACGATCACCTTGTTGCGTGACTT
It encodes the following:
- a CDS encoding nucleoside-diphosphate sugar epimerase — protein: MYLTPQHVLLAGATGLTGEHLLDRLLNEPTVSRVLAPTRRPLVAHAHLENPVGEPAQVLEQLEGPVDIAFCCLGTTLKQAGSEAAFRAIDLDLVVAFAARARALGARHLLVISAIGADPESSIFYNRVKGEMEQALRAQDWPQLTLARPSLLIGERLEPRLAERIAAPLSRLVPGKYHGIEACVLARALWRLALEEQDGVRVVESDELRRLGK